The Calditrichota bacterium genome window below encodes:
- the dapF gene encoding diaminopimelate epimerase yields MIRFFKYHGLGNDFPLIDLIAQPEIGLPDADFVRRICDRRFGVGGDGLLLMAPSGGAQAVRMIYFNADGGRAETCFNGLRCIALHAARTGRVKSCEAFEIASDAATIVAVVEDISGKVTTTMPGPIFDPVKVPHRGEGEVVEVEPNGERLRGMALSLSNPHFVVWREGGDLSSLNHDIEQLGGLISPPDERGLFPRGVNLEMARRVSENQVLMAVWERGVGRTLACGSGATATVCAGVRSSLLPSGQPVEVVMAGGSLKIEVPPSLDKAHVSGKATFVYSGELDDRFFVDSNT; encoded by the coding sequence ATGATCCGCTTTTTCAAATACCATGGCCTCGGCAACGACTTCCCATTGATCGATCTAATCGCACAGCCTGAGATAGGTCTACCAGATGCAGACTTCGTCCGACGGATCTGCGACCGAAGATTCGGCGTCGGGGGAGACGGACTGTTGCTGATGGCGCCGTCGGGCGGGGCTCAGGCGGTTCGTATGATCTACTTCAATGCCGACGGCGGCCGTGCCGAGACTTGCTTCAACGGCCTCCGCTGCATCGCGCTCCACGCCGCCCGGACCGGTCGCGTGAAATCTTGTGAGGCTTTCGAGATCGCCTCGGATGCCGCAACTATCGTAGCCGTCGTCGAAGATATCTCAGGGAAGGTGACGACGACGATGCCAGGACCGATTTTCGATCCGGTGAAAGTCCCGCATCGGGGGGAGGGCGAAGTCGTCGAAGTCGAACCCAATGGTGAACGTCTACGAGGCATGGCGCTTTCGCTTAGCAATCCTCATTTCGTCGTCTGGCGGGAAGGTGGCGACTTGTCGAGTTTGAACCACGACATCGAACAGTTGGGCGGGCTGATTTCACCGCCCGATGAACGCGGGCTGTTTCCACGAGGGGTCAACCTCGAGATGGCTCGTCGGGTCAGTGAAAATCAGGTCCTAATGGCCGTATGGGAGCGGGGGGTAGGGCGAACGCTCGCCTGCGGTTCCGGGGCTACGGCAACCGTTTGCGCCGGGGTGCGGAGCAGCCTGTTGCCATCTGGCCAACCCGTCGAAGTTGTAATGGCCGGGGGCAGCCTCAAGATTGAGGTCCCGCCTTCGTTGGATAAGGCGCACGTCAGCGGAAAGGCAACCTTTGTCTATTCCGGCGAACTGGATGACCGGTTTTTCGTCGATTCGAACACCTAA